CTATAGAAATCGATGTTCATGACTTCCTTGGtaacaacacataattaatgcACCCAACCACTCCATGTCCCTGAGCAATaatttcttgtggttttgtttttttccacatgcgatgatcgtataactcgtGTTGTTATACGAGAGCAGATAATGTTACAGATAGTTCTATGGATGCTTAAAGCGGCGAGGATAATGAGAAACTTAAGGATTTTATTTCTTTGGGTTATTTTTTTACACGAATGACTTTTATATGATTGTTGAATGgtcatattaataaaataaataaaacatgtaGTATGCACACAACACAAATCAAACCCATGACCACCAACCCATAACAAGGAGCTTTAACCATCTGTGTTACACTTGACttattttgtcttattttaattaatgacaTCTAGACCCACCATCTTTCTAGGTATTTTGTTTTTCCTAGGTCTTAGAAAGGTCGTTATCCACTCATGCAGCAACCGAAAACACCTAACCATGCTTATGATGATTTGAGTCAAAGGTTCGGGAGTTTGCAAAATCTAGTCATGAGATTCATGCCTTTAGAAGGATAGAGTTGTGTTCAACAACCTTAGTCCATCCCAACATTATCCCAGCAACAACCTAGTTCAGTTCAGTCCATCTACTCCAGCCACATTCTTAGCACTAATAATAGGATAATGATGtagaaaaaaacaattatgatgGATACGTAGATTATTAACATTTTGTTACTTATAAACAtgcttttaaaagttttatgtttatttgaatTACATTATAAACATGTTTGTGATGTTTATGTTGTATTGTATTCATGTTTGTATGGATTTGATTGTCTGATTTGCATCATTAGTTTTGTTGACTTTTAAACGTTTATGTCTTAAGATTCCATGTGTGGTAGAACAATATAGTCCACTGTATTAAAAATTGTCACACCATTTATCAACTGATAAATCTGTTACAAAATTTATCAACAGATATATTTCtcagtaattattaaaaatatatatgttgatAATTACTAACAgataatatttgttgataaattttaccaacaatattttaatcaatgaattttaatctcacataaaataatattactgtTGGATTTTTCTAGCTTTTACACtatgaattcattttttttatagagaTATCAAAGCTTAATGATTTATCTcaaagtaataaattattacatCACATTTAAATAAACAGAATAACTTGGTAGGtttgcaataaaaaaaacttaatatttaacCCAACACACAAATAGTAAAActgtgaaaaaaaaacttaagcttaaaataaaatgttgttCCAAAGTCATAAAActgtaaaacatatatatatatataatattgtataaataaaatattattttttattgtgatatATTTGATTCCTTTATATTTGTATACGTACTTATGAATAAAACTTTGATACTTCTATTGGAGATTTTCCACTAAATCCAACAATAATTCCGTTAAGAAAACAAGCACTATATCGAAAGAACAAATGCAATGAATTCAACACATAATTATCCTAATTCTCGTTGCGTTATTGGACACCACTATAGAAGCTAATACCTCacaaatattatatcatattagTAGTTATATGTAAGACTCGTTCTATTTTAgtgaaaatctttaaaatatttatctcaattagttttactaatttataacaatatcagtcgtatattatttattacatgtTATTTGTATAGTTTATAATAACCAAAACAATAcgaaataaagttaataaactataaattaatgtttttttgtcatttttaaaccatgtttatataatttcaaaataatttataatcttcttgtttcttttattcataatacattaattaatattaatatgtatatacgtatttttttaaactacaaCAATGAATTGagatatttaattgttttattttttcattatattacagtatacttatttttatattttattaatttttttcatgcattcaatttttaattttttaaatttaatttattattcaaaatttcTACATATAAATGTTTTATCATCAAATAGTATTTcatagtttaaaattattttcaattaatattattacttcaacagattaaaaatgtaattttattagttaaatatttcattattcatccacattaaaaattttgaactatttttttatttcacaaaaaattactttattaattacCAATGGAACAATGTAACAAACAATTTGTAATTAACAATGTAACATAATAATTGTAACTGGCAACATCAGTTAAAGTAGATCCAGTTTTGACCGTAATCAGTAAATACGTATTGGTATATAATGTTAAGATGaagtttatttgtttaatttattttgaaaataagtttaattaaaaaaaatacactcgAGGAAAGTTATAATCTAAATAAAGAGAAAGCAGTATAGATAAGatataaactttaattattcttattcttattattgatgatgttttaaaaaaaaatcattcaattgacaatttaaaatattaatattttatttatatttatctgaTTTGGGTacgtaataaatatatatattttaaattaacagggtatttttttaagatagtCGAATCTTATTATATTGAGCCATGCGATGATTTATTACAACGAAATAAGCATTTAGTTAGCGCATAGATTATGTTTGTCACCGAATAGAAAGAAACTAGGCATGACTTTTTAGGAGCAGTGATGGTTCATGGAGATCAGTTGCAGATGATGCCGGCGAAAGTCTCTCAAACCGAACCCATAAGGCTGTGCTAGCAATCTGGGTGACCACCAAATGCCTGTTTCTAGCAGCATCAAACATAACCCCAACATAACCACATGAACTAATGTAATTAGGACAGAACAAGATGTTGTAGCCCCCAATGTCATAAGGAACACTCTGAATCTTAAACCAACCGCTTACGGTGTTGTCGTATCCAGTAAGTTTAACAGATAGTTCTCCTTCCTCACCCTTCACAGGAGTCCACAGAGACGGAGTGGGAGCACACAGGGGCACAGCAATGAACCCAAAGTCCAAATTATCGCCTTCGCCTAAATAAAGGATTCTTAATGGGGATGAAATCTGTACCGGGAAGCCCATAGAGAAAGGATTGGGATTTTGGACAACGGACAAAGGACAAGTTTCGTTTCCCGTTGCTGCATATTCTACTCCACCCCCGTTGCCGGTTATTATAACTGGCCTCAGACCGTATAGGCCACCATTTCGAAGAGGTTTACCTTCAGTGTCCACCACATCAGCTATGGCTAATGGAAGGTTCCACGTGAAGGCACAAAGTAGAAACAGAGAGAAGAAGGTCGTAAACTTCATTTTTTGGGAGGTTCTACAAGGCTTATCTTCTGTTTGTGTGAACGAATAATCTAGgaaacatgtatttatagacGCGCGAGTACAGAGGCAGAGACCACCACATGATGTTTTCTAGTTTGAGTGAACaatgttttatctattttatgtGGTTCAACTTTTCTCAGAACAGAGACCATGAGCAAAGTAGGTTAAACGTGGAACCTAAGGAGTTTAACGAGACTGCAAGAATTTCAAGCTTTCTCTTAAATCCACATTTTAAAATGAAGTCTTCATCTCCTTTATCTCTAATAACTTTGTATGGTGATAAGCTTCTCCCAAAGTTGAATCACGTGAATGAACCAAAACTTGTCCATAAACAATTTATaagctgaaaaaaaaagtttcaaaagaacaagatttttataaaataaatttataaatttttataaaatacattatgGTTCTTATTAGAATATGTTTGTGTGTAGAGGTGTTAAGCCAAAAGGTTGTAAAGCTATTTTAGTTTTAACAACTGTCTGATTATCGGTTTCGGTGTTGTTTGGTTTGTGCGCTCTGATCAGAGTTTCTAACCCTTATAAATAAGGGTGATACTCTgcttttacagtttaattcatttttcatataatatacACTTATAGATTTACATTCAGAAAAATCACGTTACCTTCTCCTCTCTTGTGCCCAATCCTTTATGGTATCAAAGCATAGATTAGAAACATGTGAGTGTGAGTGTGAGACAAACTAGTTTTCTAGTTTCTTCATGTTTCAAGAAGGGGTGTGAGAGTTCTTCAGAGTGTGTATCTTGAGGCCATCAAGAAGTGAGATATCTTGAGTCTTCAAGAAGTGTAGAAGAAGATCATCTGAGAGGATAGGAGTGCAAGAAGGAGATTACGGTGAAGTTATGGTTTGATTAGGAGGAATGACGCAAGGTTTTTATCCAATCTTTGATGAAAAAGTTTTGATGAATGGCATATCAAGATGAATGCCATTTTCGGCTTCTAAGATGTTGCAGAGATGCGGTGTTTGAAGGGTTGCCTGAATTAAGCACCAAGGCCTTTGATGAAGGAAATAGAAACTTCAAAACTCAGCAAAAGCTTGATAGTAAGGCCCGATTTATTCTATCAATGTGTTGGACCGAGAGTGTTTCACATAATTTCAAAGGCACAAACAACAAAGGAGATATGAGAAATCTTGCTAAAAACGTATGGAGATGGAGACAAAACCAAGAAAGTGAAGTTGCAGATTTTAAGGAGGCAGTTTGAATGTCTAGCCATGGAAGAGAGTGAAACCGTGGCTGATTGCTTTGATAAGGTCCAAGAACATGTAAGTGCTATGCGGGCTTGCAGGGATACAGTTACGGATCAGTACATTGTTGATAAGATCCTAAGGACTTTTCCACCAAGGTTTGATCATATTGTAGTTACAATAAAAGAGACTCGTGACTTAGAAAATATGGAGGTAGAAGAGTTGCAACATTCGCTGGAGGCTCATGAGCATAGATTAAATGAACGAAGGCAATATCAAGAGCAAGTCTTGCAAGTCAGATTCCAGTTTCATGGAAAGGGAAAAGGGTCGAAGAAGTTTGGCAAAAAGAAGCATAAGGAGGCTCAAGAACAGCAAGGAAAGGACTCAAATGACACTAAAAATCGAAAGAGTCACAAGTCAGAGTATAATGGTGATCAAGAAAAGAGTTGGAAGTTTGACAAAAAGAAGGTCAGATGCTTTAATTGTCAAAAACTTGGACACTTTGCAAAAGAATGTTGGAAGGGTGTGAAGGTGCAAAGAACAAACCCAAAACCGAAGCATATCTTGCGCAAGACAACACATCTGACTCAAAAGTAGTGATGTTGATGGCAAGAACAAGCGGAGATGAACTGGAGGAAGCATCATGGTACCTTGATTCAGGGTGCTCGACTCACATGACTGGAAGAAGAGATTGGTTTGTCAAGATGAAGGAGGTTTTAAATGGCAAAACCATATTTGCAGATGATAGAAGCTTGATTGCAAAGGAGTCTGATCGGATTGTGCTTCGTGATGAAAATGGGAGAGAAGTGGTGATAGATGAagttttatttgttccaagACTCAAGACAAACCTACTGAGTTTGGGACAACTATTACATAAAGGTTTTGCAATGAAGATGGAGAATAACTATCTTAGTATTTTTTACCAGAGCAGAAGAATGATTATCAAGGCGAGTTTGTCTCAAAACAGAACCTTCCGTGTGATAATGAAGGTTGTGAGGCATCAATGTTGTAATGCAGCAGGAACGTCAACAGAGTGGTTATAGCCTCTACGGTTTAGGCACTTCAATTTCAGGAAGTTGTGCCAGCTGAGTCAACACTCTATGGTGAGTGGATTGCCTTTGGTTAACATTCCAGAATCTATATGTCATGAATGTGTTCAGTGCAAGAAAACTAGAGGGCAATTTCAGAGTTTTGTGCCTCAAAGGACCTCAGAAAGATTGGAGATTGTATACTCAGATTTATGTGGACCCATACAAACTGAAACTCCAAGAGGTAGCAGGTACTTTGTGCTTTTCATTGATGATTGGACTAGAAAAGCATGGGTTTATCTGATCAAAAGAAAGAGTGAAGTCCTGGAGGTGTTTAAAAGGTTTAAAACCTTGGTTGAAAGGCAGAATGATAAGAAGCTAAAAGTGTTAAGAACGGATGGAGGGGGTGAGTACATCTCAGCAGAATTCAATACCTATTGTGAGAAGGAAGGAATAATGCATGAGCTGACTCCTCCTTACACACCAAAACAGAATGGCACGGCAGAAAGGAAGAACCGCACCATAATGAATATGGTAAGGTGCATGCTGAAAAGCAAGGAGCTGCCACAACTTTTATGGGGCGAAGCAGTGTTGACTGCAACATATATTTTGAACAGAAATCCTACTAAAAGATTGAAGAAATATTACCCTAGAGGAAGCCTGAAGTAAAGTCAAGCCAAATGTGGAGCATTTGAGAGTATTTGACTCTATATGTTTCAAGCATGTGCCATACCAGTTGAGGAGAAAACTCGATGATAAGTGAGTGCCACGGATTTTGGTAATTGGTGGATATAAGTTGTACAATCCAGAAACTGGACAAGCTACTGTAAGTGGAGATGTGATTGTTGATGAGGAAAGAGTGTGGGATTGGAAGACTATGCAGAGAAAGAGTATAACTCTTTAGTTGGAAGATGGGACTTCAAGAGATGAATGTGATCCAGTGGAAGGGAAGTCTCCTGAGCAAGAAAGGAATCAGAGAAGATCATCTAGAACATCACAGTTACCTTCACACTTGAAGGACTATGATTTGTTCTATGATGCTGCAGTAACTTAAGAGGGAAACCTGGTCCATTATGCTCTTGTTGCTAAAGCTGAACCCGTGACATTTGAGCAAGCAACAGCAGATGATAAGTGGGTGAAAGCTATGAAGGAGGATATTGACTCCATAGAGAAAAATCATACTTTGGAGTTGACTGAGTTGCCTGCTGATAAAAATCCGATTGGTCTAAAATGGGTTTACAAAACTAAGGTAAATCCACAAGGAGAGGTTGTGAGATATAAGGCAAGGCTGGTTACAAAGGGTTTTTTTGCAAAAGGCTGGAATAAACTATGGTGAGATCTATGCACCTGTGGCTAGGATGGAAACGATGAGACTTGTGGTGGCTTTAGAAAATTAGTTTGGTTGGTCATTACATCAATTAGATGTGAAGTCAGCTTTTCTAAATGGAAGATTAGAAGAAGAAGTATATGTGGTGCAGCCCCCTGGTTTCGAAGTTGAAGTGCAACAGGGTCTTGTATATAGATTGAAGAAAGTCCTGTATGGGCTAAAACAGGCCCCTAGAGCCTGGAATCGGAGGATAGATCAATTCATGGACAACATTGATTTTGAGAAGTGCGTGTCAGAATATGGTGTCTATGTGCAAGACAACAAAAGAGAAGGGAGAGTTGAAAGACTAATAGTATGtctatatgtagatgacatgcTAATTACTATAAGTAATGAGAAGttgattcaaaatttcaaactgCAAATGTTGAGTGAGTTTGAAATGAGTGATTAAGGCAAACTAAATTACTTCCTTGGCATAGAATTTGTTGAAACAAAGAAGGGTATGGTAATGCATCATTCACGCTATGCAAAGGAGATGACAAAGAAGGCTGAGATGCAGAATTGCAATGCTGCAAATACCCCTGAAGAAGTGGGCTTAAGACTAGAAACTGATCTAGAAGAGGAGGTTGTTGATGCTACCTTTTATCGTAATGGTAGGAAGTTTAAGATACTTGTGCAATACAAGGCGAGATGTGAGTTTTAATGTTGGTCTTGTGAGCCGGTACATACAAAATCCCAAAATATCACACTTGAATGTTGTGAAACGCATTCTAAGATACATATAGGGGACACACGGCTATGGCATTCTATttccaagaagaagaagaggtaTGGAAATGAGAATAAATGCCTATTCTGATGCGGAGAtaaaagtgatttaaaaacCTCAGGAAGCTGATTGGGGTTGCTGGAAAAATCTAGCTTTTGGCTTGAGAAGGTGTATTAGAATATGTTTGTGTGTACAGGTGTTAAGCCAAAAGGTTCTAGAGCTGTTTCAGTTTTAACAGCTGTCTGATTGTCAGTTTCGATGGTGCTGTTTGGTTTGTGCACTCTGATAAGAGTTTCTAATCCTTATAAATAAGGGTAATACTTtgtgttatgtagtaagatatttattacataaaatatcttagatattatatttattacataaaatatcttaaacggttaagatatttataaagccactaaccacatttttaggtaaggtggttatttttattttgcttataaatacaatgacagggcaaAAGTTCAGGTACGCTCTCTTTATGtctagagaccctaaataatatttcaaagcAGTATCGTAATCACTCTCTTCaaagctgaggctccataactcacatctgacttgagcatcggagtatctttgcaggtacctccccctcctttggcaaGTATGAATAACAACAATTGGAAAAGAGCAAGCGTCCCAGAcagccaggagcaacaaagacacaccggacaacatctacaccgaaacattttggcgcctaccgtggggccgagtgccAACCCAAAGAAGCCACAAGAGGAGCCTCGGCCTCGATGAATCCCTTCTTCGGATAAAGCTACTGCCGCATCATCGCAAGGATTCTCCCCCGTGAGCCATTAATGCCACTGTAAACACCTTTGCGAAATTGTGCCTCTTTGCGGGTCAGACCCAGCGCAGAGAACGCCTCCAAATCAGGTCCATCCATCAGCCTCTGTCGCGCCACCGGACACCGCTGTCATAGGGGAATCATTAATTCATCCCCATCGCCTCCCAAACACGGTCACATTGATCCTACGATAGTGGTGGAGACCACCGAACTCCTATCCACGATTCATCTCAACAAGAACAGCCCACACCAGCACCTTCATTGACGCCATTCCTCAGATCCCAAAACGCGCAATCAAAACCAACCCCAATTCATAAGAACGGGAACGATCCTCTACAGTTGGTGATGAGCCTAGTCCGCAAAGAAGACCACCACTACCGTCACTCACGCTCTGATCACAGGGTCATGGTTCATCCACCAGACTTCAGTTCCTGTCTCCTTAGAACTTAAGGATACAGAGGTACACCAGAAATCCCTAATTTCCCAATTTCCATAAACCCCAATC
This sequence is a window from Vigna angularis cultivar LongXiaoDou No.4 chromosome 2, ASM1680809v1, whole genome shotgun sequence. Protein-coding genes within it:
- the LOC108328611 gene encoding kunitz-type trypsin inhibitor KTI1 — translated: MKFTTFFSLFLLCAFTWNLPLAIADVVDTEGKPLRNGGLYGLRPVIITGNGGGVEYAATGNETCPLSVVQNPNPFSMGFPVQISSPLRILYLGEGDNLDFGFIAVPLCAPTPSLWTPVKGEEGELSVKLTGYDNTVSGWFKIQSVPYDIGGYNILFCPNYISSCGYVGVMFDAARNRHLVVTQIASTALWVRFERLSPASSATDLHEPSLLLKSHA
- the LOC108327457 gene encoding uncharacterized protein LOC108327457, coding for MEESETVADCFDKVQEHVSAMRACRDTVTDQYIVDKILRTFPPRFDHIVVTIKETRDLENMEVEELQHSLEAHEHRLNERRQYQEQVLQVRFQFHGKGKGSKKFGKKKHKEAQEQQGKDSNDTKNRKSHKSEYNGCEGAKNKPKTEAYLAQDNTSDSKVVMLMARTSGDELEEASWYLDSGCSTHMTGRRDWFVKMKEVLNGKTIFADDRSLIAKESDRIVLRDENGREVVIDEVLFVPRLKTNLLSLGQLLHKGFAMKMENNYLSIFYQSRRMIIKASLSQNRTFRVIMKVVRHQCCNAAGTSTEWL